A region of the Polaribacter sp. L3A8 genome:
CCCTTGTTAACAATTCGCTCATAAATCTCACGACATCCTTTATTATGTTTACAAGCTGTAAAAGCACAGAGAAACAAGAGGTTTCGTAGTTTCCTATTTCCAACCTTACTTATTCTACTTCTTCCACGTACACTACTTCCAGACACTCTTATCGTTGGAGTGATCCCTACATAACTACATAATTGTGAAGCCGTTTCAAACTTCCTAAACCCATCAGTAATTACGATTAAAAACAATGCCGTTTTCAAACCTATCCCTGGAATACTAGTTAGTAATGTTAATTGTGCTTGCTGGTCTTGTTTTACTAACGAAAGTACTTTTGTTTCGATTCCTAAAATCTCTTTATCTAAATGTTTTTTAGTCCGTTTTAAAGAACCATAAACCCACTTAGAGGGAATCCCTAAAACTTCTTCTCCGTGAATTTTATTCTTTACCGCTGTGCGTTTTTTAATATCACTATCTAATAATCTAAACAACTGTAAGCACTCACTCTGAACATTGGTAAGAGCAGTATACAATGGAACTTCATTGATGCCTCCATATTCACAGATAGCCTTTGCATCACTTTTATCCGTCTTTACTTTAGACAATTTCATTTGGATAAAACGCTTTACAGATAAAGGATTTACAATAGATACAAAAATGCTTTGTTTGTATAAAAACTGAGCTAACCTGTAATGGTAATAACCCGTTGCTTCCATAATTACTAATGAGTTTTTAGGGAGATTTTTTAAGAATATTTTAAACCCTAATTCATCATTTTTAAACTGATCATGACCACTTGTACTTCCATAAACATCAAAAACGTCTTTACTGATGTCAACTCCAAAAATTTCCTTATATTTATTCATAAGAACTGATTTATGAAAGAATAACCTACTTTTACTCACAACAACTTGAAAACGAGATCTAGGTCTCACAGAACTGAACGTGATTTTAGTAGAAAAGAGAGAGGATTACCAATGTTGTCGAAGTCTAAGCTTCACCGTATAAATTAACCTTAATTCTCTCTTTTATTCTTTCTGATTATATACTTAAATTTAGTCTTTTATTATAAAATGCTAACTTAAGCCGTATAAAATTAATTGCTGTTTTTAGCTCACTTGGGAAATTCCTCCGGAATTTCGCCGTTCGTGTTTTATTTAGTAAATTCACTGCTTAATCAACGCAACAAAGCTTATACAACAACGTTGTACACAAGCAACCAGCCGCATATTTTAGCACTTTCGGTTTTTGCCAACGCTCGATTCCAACGCTCGAAAAACCAAAAGAGCTAAAATTCCCCAACACACCAGAACGAAAAAAATAATCTGAATTAAAACTTGAAAATCCAAAATGTTTTTATAAATTTGGACAATATTTGTCTAAAACAATTTTGACCAATGAAAACATTAGGAGACACTTTGAAATGTGCAAGAGAGGAAAAAGATTTAATTCTACGAAAAGTTGCGGCTGAAGTGGATATTGATCAATCTTTGATTAGCAAATTTGAGAAAAACGAAAGAAAACCGACAAAGGAACAAATCGTAAGACTTGCTAAATTTTATGAACTTTCAGAAAGTGAACTTATCATAAATTGGTTTTCAGAAAAAATTGCAGAAGAATTAAAATATACAGAATCGACTTCCGAAATACTGAAAGTTGCAGAAGAAAAAATTAACTATTATAAGACTCAAGAAAATGGAAAATAAGAAAATGAAAGTTGCAGAATTGTTTGCAGGAGTTGGAGGTTTTCGTCTTGGACTTGAAAAAAGTAATTACGAAATTGTTTGGAGTAACCAATGGGAACCATCTACCAAATTACAACACGCATCAAAAGTTTACGAGGAACGTTTTGGAAAAGAAAACCACTCAAACGAAGATATAAATGAAGTTGTAACAAGAAATGTAGAGGAAATTCCAGATCACGATTTATTAGTTGGCGGATTTCCTTGTCAAGATTATTCAGTAGCAACAACATTGCATAATTCAAAAGGTTTAAAAGGCAAAAAAGGTGTTCTTTGGTGGTCTATTCATCAAATTTTAGAAAAGAAAAAAAACAAGCCAAAATACTTGTTTTTAGAAAATGTTGATAGACTTTTAAAATCGCCAGCAAAACAAAGAGGAAGAGATTTTGCTGTAATGTTGCAAAGTCTAAACGAATTAGGTTATGCAGTAGAATGGAGAGTTATAAATGCAGCTGAATATGGAATGCCACAAAGAAGAAGAAGAGTTTTCTTTATTGGTTATCATAAATCAACAGATATTTACAAAAGACTTCAAAAGTCTAATAAAACTAATTGGTTAGTCGAAGAAGGAACAATTGCAAATGCTTTTCCTGTTCAAAAAACAGATTCAATTCAAGAAGTCGAATTAAAAGGAGATTTAGTTGAAATAACAAATGATTTTAATAAAAACGGAAAATTATCGCCTTTTCAAAATACAGGTTTACTTATAAAAGGTAAAGTTTATACAACTAAAACAGTTCCAAATTATGATGGAGAAAGAACTGTTTTAGCAGATGTTTTACAAAATGGAGAAGTAACACCTGAATTTTTTATTGACGAGAAAGACAAAGATAAATGGGAATATTTAAAGGGTGCTAAAACTATAGAACGTAAATCACCAGATGGTTTTGTTTATAAATATTCAGAAGGCGGAATGATTTATCCAGATGCTTTAGATAATGCTTCAAGAACTATAATTACTGGAGAAGGTGGGAAATCAGCTTCAAGATTTAAACACGTAATTGTTTCAGATAGAGGTTTGAGAAGATTAACACCAATCGAATTAGAAAGACTAAATATGTTTCCAGACAATCACACAAAACTTGACGGAATTACAGACACAAAACGAGCGTTTTTTATGGGAAATGCTTTAGTTGTTGGAGTTATTGAAAAAATTGGAGAAGAACTTTATAAACAGATAAATCAATTTGAGTATGTATAATGTAAATTCAGCTGACTCAATTATTGACTTTGCCAAATTATTAAAAGACCAAACTTTAAGAGAAGCTTGTGGAGTTGAAATCGAAAAACACGGTTATAAGGGAAAAGGAAATTTTGGTCAAATATTAGAAAAATTCTATTTCGGTTACGAGCCAAATTCTGATGCAGAACCCGATTTTAAAGAAGTTGGAATGGAACTTAAATCAAGTCCATTAAAAACTTTGAAAAACGGAGAATTCCGTTCTAAAGAAAGATTGGTTTTAAACATTATAAATTATTTAGAAGTTCATAAAGAAGAATTTGAAACAAGTTCTTTTTGGAAGAAAAATGCTCATTTACTTTTAGTGTTTTATCTTCACGACAGAGATTTAGAATTACTTGACTATATAATAAAGTTGGTTGATGATTGGAAATATCCAAATGAAGATTTAAAAATTATAAAACAAGATTGGGAATTTATCAATCAAAAAATAAAGGACGGAAAAGCTCACGAATTATCAGAAGGAGATACATTTTATCTTGGAGCTTGTACAAAAGGTTCTACTGCATTAAAATCATTTAGAAATCAACCTTTCAATGAAGAGCAAGCAAAGCAAAGAGCATATTCTTTAAAACAAGGTTATGTAAATCATATTATTGCAAATATCGCTCAAGAAGAAACTGCTATCTACGGAAAGATAATTGAACGACCAGAAATTTTAGATAAAGTTCAATCTTTAGAAGAAATAGTAATTTTAAAGTTCCACCCATTTTATGGGAAATCCGCAGAACAAATTGCACAAGAATTAGGTTTAGACTTAAATGAAAAAGCCAAAAGTTATTTTGCAAATCTTACAAATTCAATTCTTGGACTTAAACTCGGTCAAAAAATTGAGGAATTTGAAAAAGCGGATATTCGAGTAAAAACAATTCGACTTAAAGAAAATAATTTACCGAAAGAAGATATTTCATTTCCAACATTTGAATATCAAGAACTTATTGAAACTGATTGGGAAGATTCAGATTTTAAGAACATTTTAGAAAGTAAATTTTTCTTTGTGTTTTATCAATTTGAGGGAGAAAAATTGATTTTAAGAAAAGTAAAATTTTGGAATATGCAACATTCAGATATTCTTGAAGCAAAAAATGTTTGGGAAGAAATGGTAGAAACTGTTACAAATGGAGAAATTGTAAAGGAAGTAACTGAAAAAGGTGTGAGAAAATCATTTTTTCCAAAGAAAACGGAAAATAGAATTAGTCACGTCAGACCTCACGCAAGAAATAAGGAAGATACTTACGAATTGCCTATTGCTGATAAATTGACAGGATTGACTGAATACACAAAACATTGTTTTTGGCTAAACGCAAGTTACGTGAAAGACGAAATATATCTGAAATAAGCCAACGCTAAAAGCCATACATGTTTTGACCCCTATAAAACAAGAGTAATCTTTTAAATTTCGATTATTGGTTAAGCGGTTAACTTTTTCATTCTAATAAGATGTTCATCTGCATTCCATTTTTCCATTGGTGTTATACGTCCTAACAAGCCGTGAAGTCTTCTATTATTATAAAATTTCACGAAGCGTTTTAGTATTTGCTCTATTTCTCCAAAATATTGGTAGTCCCACCTATTAAAGACTTCTTTTTTCAATATTCCATGATAGGCTTCTATATGTGCATTCTCTTCTGGGGTTGCTACGTGTGTAAATTCTTGTTGCACTCCAATGAGACCTAAATATTCACGTACTTTTTTTGCTATAAACTGGCTTCCATTATCACTTCTAATGACCACGTTTTGAGGGTAGTCATAATTTTCAAACAACTCAGAAAGTAGCGCTATAACGTGATTTTGTTTAATAGTAAAAGAAAAATAGTCTTTTATATTCTTCGAGTGTGAACGTCAATAACTGATAGTAAATAAGCATTCTTTCCTACACTTGGTATCCAAACCATCTTTATATCCATCTCCAGGCATTCTAAAGGTCTAGAAGTTTGCACCTTTCTAAACTTTACAAACTTGCGTCCAGAACCACTTCTATCTATCCTATTATCAAGTTTCAACAAGCCTTCTTCCTTCATAATTCTATACAACTTTTTATGATTGATAGTGTAACCATCTCTAGTTAAATAGCTGGTCATTAATCGATAACCACAATCTATAAACTCGTGCTTTAAAATCTCTTTTATAGACACAACTACAGCGTCTTGTAATACAAAACCTTTAGTCTTGTGGAAAGTCTCTTTAGATGGCTTATTTCCTTTTTTACCGCCACTAGGTTCTCTATAATAGCTACTCGATACAATACCAACCATCTTTATAATCTTAGCCTTAGAGATTTTATGTTTGTTATAAATAGTGTCTACTAGATCTTTCTTGGATCGGACGTCCCAAACTTTTTTTTTAAAAGCTCACGTTGCACTTCAAGCTCGATTTCTCTATCACTCAGCAATTTTCGTAACACTCGATTCTCTTCTTCAGCTGCTTTAAGTTCTTTACTTTTAGTGTCATAGGTAACTTTTAAACCTGCTTCTCCTTTGTGCTCAAACTTCTTTTTCCAACTATAGAAAGTGCCAGTACTTACGCTGTATTTTCGGCAGGCCTCAACGATACCTATTTCTTCGGAAACAGATAGTATTTCTAACTTCTGTTCTAAAGTCCATTTCTTGTATTTCATATCTCAAATATATTAGTTTTGAAATTTAAAATATCACTCCGAACTTATTGGGGGCTAAAATAATACACATTTGCAATTCGCTTCAGCCACCAACACAAGCCAAAAATTACAAAAGAGTATGTCTTTGCCAACGCTAGCAAGTTTGCGGAAAGAAAATGCCAGTGTACAACAAAGAACTGAGCTAAAAAACAACTCTTTTCTTCATTAAATTTA
Encoded here:
- a CDS encoding IS110 family transposase — protein: MNKYKEIFGVDISKDVFDVYGSTSGHDQFKNDELGFKIFLKNLPKNSLVIMEATGYYHYRLAQFLYKQSIFVSIVNPLSVKRFIQMKLSKVKTDKSDAKAICEYGGINEVPLYTALTNVQSECLQLFRLLDSDIKKRTAVKNKIHGEEVLGIPSKWVYGSLKRTKKHLDKEILGIETKVLSLVKQDQQAQLTLLTSIPGIGLKTALFLIVITDGFRKFETASQLCSYVGITPTIRVSGSSVRGRSRISKVGNRKLRNLLFLCAFTACKHNKGCREIYERIVNKGKSKKLALIAVSNKLIKQSFAIAKSGLPYDETYVSVLSK
- a CDS encoding helix-turn-helix domain-containing protein: MKTLGDTLKCAREEKDLILRKVAAEVDIDQSLISKFEKNERKPTKEQIVRLAKFYELSESELIINWFSEKIAEELKYTESTSEILKVAEEKINYYKTQENGK
- a CDS encoding DNA cytosine methyltransferase, with product MENKKMKVAELFAGVGGFRLGLEKSNYEIVWSNQWEPSTKLQHASKVYEERFGKENHSNEDINEVVTRNVEEIPDHDLLVGGFPCQDYSVATTLHNSKGLKGKKGVLWWSIHQILEKKKNKPKYLFLENVDRLLKSPAKQRGRDFAVMLQSLNELGYAVEWRVINAAEYGMPQRRRRVFFIGYHKSTDIYKRLQKSNKTNWLVEEGTIANAFPVQKTDSIQEVELKGDLVEITNDFNKNGKLSPFQNTGLLIKGKVYTTKTVPNYDGERTVLADVLQNGEVTPEFFIDEKDKDKWEYLKGAKTIERKSPDGFVYKYSEGGMIYPDALDNASRTIITGEGGKSASRFKHVIVSDRGLRRLTPIELERLNMFPDNHTKLDGITDTKRAFFMGNALVVGVIEKIGEELYKQINQFEYV
- a CDS encoding Sau3AI family type II restriction endonuclease, with the protein product MYNVNSADSIIDFAKLLKDQTLREACGVEIEKHGYKGKGNFGQILEKFYFGYEPNSDAEPDFKEVGMELKSSPLKTLKNGEFRSKERLVLNIINYLEVHKEEFETSSFWKKNAHLLLVFYLHDRDLELLDYIIKLVDDWKYPNEDLKIIKQDWEFINQKIKDGKAHELSEGDTFYLGACTKGSTALKSFRNQPFNEEQAKQRAYSLKQGYVNHIIANIAQEETAIYGKIIERPEILDKVQSLEEIVILKFHPFYGKSAEQIAQELGLDLNEKAKSYFANLTNSILGLKLGQKIEEFEKADIRVKTIRLKENNLPKEDISFPTFEYQELIETDWEDSDFKNILESKFFFVFYQFEGEKLILRKVKFWNMQHSDILEAKNVWEEMVETVTNGEIVKEVTEKGVRKSFFPKKTENRISHVRPHARNKEDTYELPIADKLTGLTEYTKHCFWLNASYVKDEIYLK
- a CDS encoding integrase core domain-containing protein — translated: MVIRSDNGSQFIAKKVREYLGLIGVQQEFTHVATPEENAHIEAYHGILKKEVFNRWDYQYFGEIEQILKRFVKFYNNRRLHGLLGRITPMEKWNADEHLIRMKKLTA
- a CDS encoding IS3 family transposase: MVGIVSSSYYREPSGGKKGNKPSKETFHKTKGFVLQDAVVVSIKEILKHEFIDCGYRLMTSYLTRDGYTINHKKLYRIMKEEGLLKLDNRIDRSGSGRKFVKFRKVQTSRPLECLEMDIKMVWIPSVGKNAYLLSVIDVHTRRI
- a CDS encoding transposase, with the protein product MKYKKWTLEQKLEILSVSEEIGIVEACRKYSVSTGTFYSWKKKFEHKGEAGLKVTYDTKSKELKAAEEENRVLRKLLSDREIELEVQRELLKKKFGTSDPRKI